A genome region from Paradevosia shaoguanensis includes the following:
- a CDS encoding ABC transporter permease: MSARRPLPRWADVALLPALNLLLAFIISGIVVLIIGQNPIDALRIMIGGAFGYGEGFGYTLHFATNFVFTGLAVAIAAHAGLFNIGAEGQAYVAGLGAILAALLLDQTHWLLVLPAAVICAAACGGLWAFIPGYLQAKRGSHVVITTIMFNFIASALMVYLLNRVLKPVGQMEPSSASVVNAGKIPQLREFLPFFGYAPVNVTIIFAIAALIGTYILIWHTKLGFAMRTLGKNPTASRYAGISNSKLIMITMTISGALAGLVAVNEVLGVQNRLVLDFPSGYGFVGIAVALMGRNHPIGIALAAMLFGALYQGGLELQFYMPAITREMIVVIQALVILFTGAMEGLLRPGLETIFMMRSPEAKAEAVARETATSDS; encoded by the coding sequence ATGAGCGCCCGTCGTCCGCTACCCAGATGGGCCGACGTGGCCCTGCTGCCCGCCCTCAACCTGCTCCTGGCCTTCATCATCTCGGGCATCGTGGTGCTGATCATCGGGCAAAACCCGATCGATGCGCTGCGCATCATGATCGGGGGCGCCTTCGGCTATGGCGAGGGCTTCGGCTATACGCTGCATTTCGCCACCAATTTCGTCTTTACCGGCCTCGCCGTCGCCATCGCGGCCCATGCCGGGCTCTTCAATATCGGTGCGGAAGGCCAGGCCTATGTGGCCGGGCTCGGGGCGATCCTCGCCGCGCTCCTCCTCGACCAGACCCATTGGCTGCTGGTGCTGCCGGCGGCAGTGATCTGCGCGGCGGCGTGCGGCGGGCTCTGGGCCTTCATTCCGGGTTATCTCCAGGCCAAGCGCGGCAGCCATGTCGTCATCACGACGATCATGTTCAACTTCATCGCCTCTGCGCTCATGGTCTATCTCCTCAACCGGGTGCTCAAGCCCGTGGGGCAGATGGAGCCGTCCTCCGCTTCCGTGGTCAATGCCGGCAAGATCCCGCAATTGCGCGAATTCCTGCCCTTCTTCGGCTATGCCCCGGTCAACGTCACCATCATCTTCGCCATCGCCGCGCTCATCGGCACCTATATCCTCATCTGGCACACCAAGCTCGGCTTCGCCATGCGTACGCTGGGCAAGAACCCGACCGCCTCGCGCTATGCGGGCATCTCCAATTCCAAGCTCATCATGATCACCATGACGATCTCGGGTGCGCTGGCGGGACTGGTGGCGGTCAACGAGGTGCTGGGCGTCCAGAACCGGCTCGTGCTCGATTTTCCCTCGGGCTATGGCTTTGTCGGCATCGCCGTGGCGCTGATGGGGCGCAACCACCCGATCGGCATCGCCCTGGCCGCCATGCTCTTCGGCGCGCTCTACCAGGGCGGGCTCGAGCTGCAATTCTACATGCCCGCCATTACCCGCGAGATGATCGTGGTCATCCAGGCCCTGGTGATCCTCTTCACCGGCGCCATGGAGGGACTGCTCAGGCCCGGCCTCGAGACGATCTTCATGATGCGCAGCCCCGAGGCCAAGGCCGAGGCGGTGGCGCGCGAAACCGCGACGTCGGACAGCTGA
- a CDS encoding ABC transporter permease — protein sequence MDFELLISMLAATLRLTTPLLLACLAGLYSERSGIFDIGLEGKMLAAAFGAASVAALTANMWLGLLAGIAVSIAMSMIHGAASITLKGNQIISGVAINFLAAGLTTLLGLTWFHQGGRTPPLPEGGRFLPITLPFASEISGIPVIGPIYAGLISGHNILVYVAFLAVPVTAWVLYRTRFGLRLRAVGENPKAVDTAGISVTRLRYQALLITGVLCGLAGAYFSIAQGSGFGNNMTAGKGYIALAALIFAKWRPLQAMFATLLFGFLDALQIRLQGSTIPGLGWEVPVQLIQALPYILTVVLLAGFIGKAVGPKAGGVPYTKER from the coding sequence ATGGATTTCGAACTCCTCATCTCGATGCTCGCCGCCACGCTGCGGCTGACGACCCCGCTGCTGCTGGCGTGTCTGGCCGGCCTCTATTCGGAGCGCTCGGGCATTTTCGACATCGGCCTCGAAGGCAAGATGCTGGCCGCCGCGTTCGGCGCCGCTTCGGTGGCTGCCCTCACCGCCAATATGTGGCTGGGCCTGCTGGCGGGCATCGCGGTCTCGATCGCCATGTCGATGATCCATGGCGCCGCCTCGATCACGCTCAAGGGCAACCAGATCATTTCGGGCGTCGCCATCAATTTCCTGGCGGCGGGCCTGACGACGCTGCTCGGCCTCACCTGGTTCCACCAGGGCGGCCGTACCCCGCCGCTCCCCGAGGGTGGTCGCTTCCTGCCGATCACGCTGCCCTTTGCCAGCGAGATTTCCGGCATTCCGGTCATCGGGCCGATCTATGCCGGCCTCATCTCGGGCCACAACATCCTCGTCTATGTCGCCTTCCTCGCCGTGCCGGTCACGGCCTGGGTGCTCTATCGCACCCGGTTCGGCCTGCGCCTGCGCGCGGTGGGCGAGAATCCCAAGGCGGTCGATACGGCCGGTATTTCGGTGACGCGGCTGCGCTACCAGGCGCTGCTCATCACCGGCGTGCTCTGCGGCCTTGCCGGCGCCTATTTCTCGATCGCCCAGGGCTCGGGCTTCGGCAACAACATGACCGCGGGCAAGGGCTATATCGCGCTGGCCGCGCTCATCTTCGCCAAGTGGCGGCCGCTGCAGGCGATGTTCGCGACGCTGCTGTTCGGCTTCCTCGACGCGCTCCAGATCCGGCTCCAGGGCTCGACCATTCCCGGCCTCGGCTGGGAAGTGCCGGTGCAGCTCATTCAGGCGCTGCCCTACATCCTCACCGTCGTGCTCCTGGCCGGGTTCATCGGCAAGGCCGTCGGCCCCAAGGCGGGCGGCGTGCCCTATACCAAGGAGCGCTAG
- a CDS encoding cytidine deaminase, giving the protein MAVTDSDLFAAAEAIRTRAYAPYSKFTVGAAILADDGRIYSGCNIENAAYPQGNCAETSAIAAMIAGGARRIRRIYVTGPGREPVTPCGGCRQRIREFADPDTVVISHGVEGEPLHSTLAGLLPHSFGPEFLGK; this is encoded by the coding sequence ATGGCCGTGACCGATTCCGACCTCTTTGCCGCCGCCGAAGCCATCCGCACCAGGGCCTATGCACCCTATTCGAAATTCACGGTGGGCGCGGCGATCCTCGCGGACGACGGCAGGATCTATTCGGGCTGCAATATCGAGAACGCCGCCTATCCGCAGGGCAATTGCGCCGAGACCTCGGCCATTGCCGCCATGATCGCGGGCGGCGCGCGGCGCATCCGGCGCATCTATGTGACCGGCCCGGGCCGCGAGCCCGTGACGCCCTGCGGCGGCTGCCGCCAGCGCATCCGCGAATTCGCCGATCCCGATACCGTGGTCATCTCCCACGGCGTCGAGGGCGAGCCGCTTCACTCCACGCTGGCAGGCCTGCTGCCGCATTCGTTCGGCCCCGAATTTTTGGGCAAATGA